Sequence from the Synechococcales cyanobacterium T60_A2020_003 genome:
TGTCTCTGATGACCCTCAAAGCACTCTGCCGGAACGCCCTCGATTAAACGCATCACCTCATAGGAACTACGGGCGATCGCCCATAGCAACCACGGCAATAACGACTGAAGCGAGGAATACTCATGCCAGCGGGCGTCGGGTTGGGCGGTAACAGGTGGAGCCGATTGCAGCGCGTCGATCACGTCGTAGACTTCCTCCGCGACGTAGGGGGCTAAGTTCTCTGGTGTTTGGGGCATATCCCCAGGCCAACCGCTATCGGGCGATCGCAACTCCTGAATCACCCGCATCACTTGTTGAGTTGTACTCACGATCGCGCTGGAAACTGGATTGGGATGGGCGATCGCCCCATTGGACATCTCCGCGTCAGATAAACTCGCAAACCTGAGCATGATCTGAGTCAGATCCGCTTGGGTACGAGGCGGAACCTCAACGCTGGTGAGCGGATTGGGCGAAAGAGGAGAATTCATGCTTGCCTCCGACGGAGCCGAAACCGATTGCAACCGTGTCATAGGAATGCCGTAATAGGGAACACCAGAAAATGACAGGAGCAACACCTAGAGTTTTCCGTCCATATATCCAGAATCCGGACTATTGTTGGGAATGGTCTACCGCAAACGCGGTGCGATCGCTCCTGTTATTCAGAGTTCCCGAAAATAACTTCGCATTGACATGATGAACAAATATGAACGATGACCCTAGGGCGATCGCCCTAGAAAAACCTTGCGGAATTGAAGACCAGACGTATAATTTCATCAAACTGCGCAGGTCTAATCACAAAGACTCCTCTAGGAATAGGGGCTTCGTAAAGAATTAGGAATCAATGACTGTCCTTTCTTTACAGCAAACGTAAGCGCAGTGGTGTGTGTGGCGGACGGAGGAATGTTTATGTTGAGCTGGGATCAAATGCCAACCCTGGCAGGAATGCAGCGTGAGCGAGCATGGGTCGAAATTGATCTGTCGGCACTAACCCACAACGTGCGGCAGTTTCGCCAAATTACAGGTCAACAAACCCAGTTGATGGCAGTTGTGAAAGCAGACGCCTATGGACATGGAGCCGTCACCACGGCCAAAACCGCCCTTCAAGCGGGAGCAACCTGGCTCGGCGTTGCGACGGTTCCCGAAGGCATTGAACTCCGGGAAGCCGGAATCACAGCACCTATCCTAATGCTGGGTGCAACCAATACTCCTGAACAGGTGCAGGCGATCGCCCAGTGGAACCTGCAACCTACGCTATGCACCTTCAAACAGGCGATGGTCTTTGCCGAAGCGGTTTCTAGCTACCGTGCGCCCCTTCCCGTTCATCTCAAGTTTGATACCGGGATGTCGCGCCTCGGGGTACCGTGGCAGGAAGCCGTTGATCTTGCCCAGTTCGTGGTGCGATCGCCCCAACTGCGGCTCGCCAGCGTTTACTCCCACTTTGCGACGGCAGATGACCCGGATCAAACCGTGATGCGCCTCCAAGAATCTCGGTTTCGCCATACGATTCGGCAG
This genomic interval carries:
- a CDS encoding alanine racemase, which gives rise to MLSWDQMPTLAGMQRERAWVEIDLSALTHNVRQFRQITGQQTQLMAVVKADAYGHGAVTTAKTALQAGATWLGVATVPEGIELREAGITAPILMLGATNTPEQVQAIAQWNLQPTLCTFKQAMVFAEAVSSYRAPLPVHLKFDTGMSRLGVPWQEAVDLAQFVVRSPQLRLASVYSHFATADDPDQTVMRLQESRFRHTIRQMMNAGITPPCLHVSNTAATLTDANLHHDLVRVGLGLHGLYPAPHLRDRIHLKPVMQVKARVTQVKPIAAGTGVSYGYRYIADRDIQMAVIGIGYADGVPRNLSNRMEVLIRGQRIPQIGSITMDQMMLDVSTIPDLREGEIVTLLGRDGQDEISADDWADTLGTISWEILCGFKHRLPRLAVNQPTEQTETAHLPY